Within the Borreliella valaisiana VS116 genome, the region GATGTTGTTAGTCATTTTGAAATTGAAAATGTTAATTTAGAATCTTTAAAGAGTGTAAGTTTAAAAGAAAACGATGAAATGACCCTTAGGGCAAATAAAAGTATTAAGAAAAACAATCCAATTAATGTTAATTTAATTAGAATAGATAGTAAAAAAATAGATTACATATTAAATCTTGTTAGTGAAGCTGTAATAAGTAAGTCATCTTATAATCAAATAAATTCAGAAATGATTACATTATTTTATAATTTTAATTATTTTTATGATTATCAAGAAAGTTTTCAGAGAAACTTTTTAATTGATTTAAAGATAATTTTTAAAGATGCAGGCTTAACATTAGAAGATGAGATCGAATCACATATTAATTCTTTGATGAGTTTTAAAATGGAAAAGTCTTTAAATGATATATCTGAATTGAGAAATTCTTTTTTTAGACTTCTTCAAAATTTTAAAATGACTTCTGGGCGATTATCTAGAATAATTACAGATTTGCATGAGAGTGTTTTAAAGACTAGAATGTTGCCGATATCTAATATATTTTCAAGGTTTACAAGAGTTGTCAGAGATCTTTCAAAAAAATTGAATAAGATTGTAAATCTTGAAATGGAAGGAGAAGAAACTGAGCTTGATAAGTCTGTTATAGATGACCTTGTAGATCCTTTGATGCATTGTGTTAGAAATTCAATGGATCATGGACTTGAAACAGTTGAAGAGAGAATTAAAAAGGGAAAGAGCAAAGCGGGTACTATAATTTTGCGTGCTAAGAATGAGGGCAATGTAATATCAATTGAGATTGAAGATGATGGAGCTGGTATAGATCCAAAGATTATTAAGCGCAAATTAATTGAAAAAGGAACAATAAAAGAAGATGCAGTTTACTCTGATTTTGAACTTATTAACTTAATTTTTGCTCCTGGATTTTCAACAGCAGGTCAAGTGACAGACCTTTCAGGTAGAGGCGTTGGTCTTGATGTTGTTAAAAAAAGCATTGAAAAGCTTAATGGAACTATTTTAGTAGAATCAGAAATTGGTCTTGGAACAATTTTTAAAATTAAACTACCACTAACATTAGTGATTATACAAGGTCTTTTGGTAAAATCGGGGCCTGAGACTTATGTTATTCCTTTGAACAATGTTCTTGAAACTCATAGAATAACCGAACATGATATAAAATTGCTTGAAAATTATCACGAAGTTTATAATTTAAGAGACGAAATCATTTCTGTTCTCAGGCTTGATAAACTTTTTAATATAACAAGAGATGATTCATTAATAGAGAAGTTTTTAATAGTTGTTAATATTAACAACATAAAGACCGCAATTGTTGTAGACTCTATTCTTGGCGAAGAAGATTTTGTAGTAAAGCCTATTAAGGATAAATTTTCATCAACTGCGGGTGTGGTTGGAGCTACTACTCTTGGTAATGGTAAGGTTGTGTTAATAATTGATGTTTTTAAACTTTTTGATTTAAAAAAGGATACTAAGGAGTGAATTTCTTGTGCAGATAAAAGAAATTTATTTTGGACCTAAAATTTTAGATGATAAAAATTGTAATTCTAAGTTGACTAATTTTGATTTTAAGGTTGTTTCCTTTGAGCTTGGGTCAGATCATTATTTAGTAGACATTATGCAGGTTAAAGAAATTAGAAAATCTAGTAATTTTACTTATGTTCCAAATGCCAAAAAATATGTAGCTGGTCTTGATAATTTACGGGGCGAAATAATTCCTATTATAGATCTTAGAATAATGTTTAATTTGGAATTTAATAAAAAAGATCTTGAAGATATTATGGTTTTAAAAAATGAAGATCTTCTTATAGGGGTGATTGTTGATAAAATTAATAATGTTTTTTCAATAGATTCTAGCCTTATTCAAGATCCACACCCAGTTTTGTCTCAGGATTCTTTAATAAATTATATAAAAGGTGTTGTAGATTATAACGAAAAGCTTTATATACTCCTTGATGTTTCCAAAATCTTTAATTATGGTGAAGAAGAAAAAGTGTTAAAACCCGCTCAAAATTTTGTTGAAAAAATCGATTTTGTAAGCGATTGTGATGATTTAGATATACTAGAAAATTCCAAAGATGATTTTTCCAATAGTGTTTTTTTAAAAAATAGTAATAACAGTAAAAATTCAGCTTTAAATAATATTGCAACTTTTAATTTGGAGAATATTAAAAAAAATCTTTTGAAATACTCATTTAATGCTTCTTTAGTAAATGATGTGTTTTTAGAAAAAGTTGGAGTAAACTTTAATATGGTTGATACTGATTACTTGCCTTACGATAGTTTTTTAAATGAATTTTATTCAAAATCATCAGGAAATTTGTGGGGAGCTGATTGTTTGGAAGAATTTCAAAATGAAATTGTTAAGAATCGCTTAAATTTTATGGATAATTTGAATTCTATTTTCAATGTATTGGAAATTGGTTGTGGTAATGGAAGAGAGACTATGGCTTTAGTTAATGCTCTGTCTGAATATTATGTAAAACCATTTAAGTTAACAGCTATTGATAATGATTTATCAAAAGTAGTTGAAACTTCTAGGTTGATTTTTTCAGAGTCAGAAATTGGTATTAGTGAAATTTATCGTAGGAACTCTTTTGAACAAAGTCCTGGGGTTTATAAATTTAAGTCAGAAATTCTCAATAATGTTTTGTTTGAATATTCCGATGCTCTTTTTTCAGATTTGCCTGATAATTTGGGGATGGTTTTTTTAAAAGATGTTTTATGTTTCTTGGATAGTAAAGATCAGATTTTAATCTTAGATATCATTGCTTCCAAAACTATTAAAGGGGCTCTTTTGGTTTTGGGAGATAACGAGGAACTTAAAAACAATGATGTTTTTATAAAAGAGAAATCCGCAGAATATTTTAACTTGTACAGGAAAGTCTAAAGGAGAAATTAATGAGAATAGATTATATAGAGCCATTTTTGGATGCCGCTTCTTCGGTTTTAAGAGATATGTTGCTTGTTGAGAATATAGAAATGGGTAAACCAGGTCTTAAGTCGATAAATCAAAAGATAAAAGGTGTTTCCGTAATAGTAGGGCTTGCTGGGTCTGTTGAGGGTAGTATAATTATTGATATGGACATAGAAACAGCCCTTTTTGTTGCTTCTAAGTTAAATTTTGAAGAGTACAATGATTTTGATGATGAGGAAACAAAAGAGATGGTTGCTGCAACTCTCACTGAGGTTGGCAATATTATTGCGGGAAATTTTGTTACTACTTTGCATGCTAAAGGTTTTGTATTCGATATAACCCCACCAGCCTTTATTTATGGAGAAAATATGAAAATAAGCAATAAAGGTTCTGAGGCTTTAATTGTTCCTTTTTCTTTGCCTGATGGTAAAATTATAGAAGTTAATATTGCAATAAGAGAGAGGGTTTGATATGAAAAAAATTCTTTTTATTAGAGAGAGGTTAATATGATTCAAAAGACTACAATTGCTGCAGATTCTTCATCTAAGCCTAGAGGAATCAATTATGATACAGGAATTCCTTTTAATGTTTTAATTGTTGACGATTCTGTTTTTACCGTAAAGCAGCTTACTCAAATTTTTACATCAGAAGGTTTTAATATTATTGATACCGCAGCTGATGGAGAGGAAGCTTTGATAAAATACAAGAATCATTATCCTAATGTTGACATTGTCACTCTTGATATTACCATGCCCAAAATGGATGGAATAACTTGTCTTTCTAATATTATGGAATTTGATAAAAATGCTAGAGTGATAATGATATCTGCTTTAGGCAAAGAACAATTAGTTAAAGATTGCTTAATGAAAGGAGCAAAAACATTTATTGTGAAACCATTAGACAGGGCAAAAGTTCTTCAAAGAGTAATGTCTGTATTTGTTAAATAAATTATTTATAAAAAAATTTATAAAAAAGCTTAAGCTTTAATTTTATTATTTTCATTTTTTTGGAGAAAAAATCATTTCATTACTTATTTTGTCTGAAGTCTTTAAAAAATAAGTTATGTTAAGGTTGAGTATTTTTAGAGGTTCTGTATTATTTTCTATGTAAAGTTCTAATTTGTAAAATCCTTTTTTTGTGTATATTAGTGAATAACTTTTAAAGGTTCCATTTATATTTTTAATTTTAAATACTTTATATTTTAAAAATTTGTTATCAATAAGCTCGCTTTGAATTAAATATTTATTTACTTCTTTGTAGTTTGAATTTAATAAACTGTAGTCAATTTTATTAAGCATTATACTTTTTACAAAATGCTCAGTTAGTTTATAAATATTTTTTTCTATTTCGCTTGTTGGAAAATCAGTATAGTATTCTTTTTCTAAAATTAAATTGAAAGATGAGTATTTTTTTATTTCTTCGGTTGCTCTTTTTTCAATTGATATGTTCAAAAGCCTAGCATTAAGTGACAAATTTAATAATGTCAGTAGCACTGCAATTATTTGAATTTTCATTTTAATTCCTGGTTTTTATTAATTATTTTTTTTACGTTTTCAATTTCTAAAGGTATTTTGCTTTTTCGTTTTGAATTTAGTTTTTCTTTTAGTAAAAGATTGTTAAATAATTTTGCAAGTTCATATACTTTTTCTTCGCTTAAAGTAAAAGGAATTTGAATTTTTCGATATTCTAATGGGTCTTGTAAAATTTTTGTCATTAAAATGATAGGATTTAAAAAACTTGCTTTAAAAAATTTATAAAAATTCATTAAAAAAATAGTAAATGAGGCAAACAATGCAAATAGAAAAATTCCAAGAATAGAATCGCTTTTTCTTTGCAAATATTTATCTATATAAAATTTTGTCTTATCTATTTCTATTACTTTGTATTCACTAGGACTGTAGTAAACAAATATTTCGTCTGATTTTGAGTATATTATGTTTTCTTTTTCCTTTATTAATAAGATGAAGGGATATTTTTCTTTAATGTAAGCTTTTTCATTTATTATTGATATGTTTTTAATAATATTAAATTCTTGTTTTTCTGGTATTGAATTTACAATTTTTGAGCTTGATATTACTATAAAAAATGTAAATGGTATTAATAAACTCATTGAAAATGTTCTAGCAAATGCTATTAGTATTAAATTCTTTTCTTTTGAATTGTAATAAATTTCTATTATGAGGTCGTTAAACCTAAGAAGCCTTAAAAATCTTAGTTTAAAAAGCGATAGCATTATTGGATTTAATATGGTTTCGTGGGCGACAATTATGTTTTTAAGCTGATATGAACTATAAAATGCTAAAGGAATAAGGCAGTGAATTATATCAAAGAATAGATTGTTTCTGACGTAGATTTCTAATCTTTGGGAAAAGTAAGCTTTGGTTATTTTATATAAAAAAATGAAAATAAAAATTGTATCAAATAGAAAACCAAGAAATATTAGTGCAAATCGTATTTTGTATGGTAAAAAAAGAATTATTGAGAGCTCTTCGATTAAGAGTTCAAATATTGAAAAAATTATTATTGCTTTTAAGAAAATCGAAAATTTTTTTACCATTTATTTACCTTAGCTATTTCTAATAATTCTTTGATTATTCTTGAATCATATTCTCTAGAACTTGATTGTTTTATTGAAAACCAACTTTCATCATACCCCATAAAACCTTTGACCGGATTGTTTTTGTATTTTGGAATTCTTGCTCTTGCTGAAAAAATGGCAATTAATGTTGAAATTGGAGACATTGTTTGTAGAATCTCATATTTAAAAAAGCTTTCAATTATGAGCTTGGCTGTTTTTTCGTCTAGAAAATCGGTATCATTGCTTATTGCTTTTGAAGTAGATTCAATATTTTTAATAGTCAATTCTATTCCTTTTTCAAAGCAGTATTTAATTACCAGTACTTTCAAGAGAAGTAATATCTTTAAATAATTTTTTATGATCTCGGATGAATAAAGGGTTTTATTTTCCTTTTGTATTAAATATATTGTATAAGAGTTTTTTCCCTCAAATAGTTTGTTTATGTAAAAGGTAATGTATCCATTGCTTATAGTATTAAAATTATAAAAAAATTCTTTTCTTAAAGACGAGTTAATTTTAACAAAATTAAATATCAAATTTAAGTCGTTTTTTGTTAATTCTTTACTAAAAAGAGGCTTTACAATGTTAAAATCAATAGCTTCAATACCAGATAAAACAAATGGTGTAATCATTATATCTGTTTTATCTTTGATGTATTGAATTAGATCTTTAAGTTCTGATTCAAAATTATTTTTAATAAATGTAGCAATAGTTTTTTTGTTTTCTTTTAAATAATTGAGCATTTCAATTTCTTTTTCTATAGCAGATAAACTTTTTATGCTTTCATGATTGAATAGATAATGATATAGGTAAGAAAAATATGGTTTTGCATTCATTTGATTAGGTCCAATAGTTCAAGCGGCTTGTGGATTATATGTTTTGCTCCATTTTGTTTTAATTCTTGAACACTTCTAAATCCCCAAGAAACTCCTATTGGTATAAATCCAGCGTTTAGTGCAGTTAGCATGTCCACATCGCTGTCTCCAATGTATGCAATTTCTTCTTTTTGGACATTTAATTCTAATATCATATCAAGAGCATTCTCAGGATCCGGTTTTGGTGGAAATTTTTTTGAATAACCTCTGATTTCAAAAAATAATATATTTTCAAAAATATTATTTACCAAATTTATTAATTCTTTATGATTTTTATTGCTTAAAATTCCAATTGGAATTTTAAGTTTATTCATATTTTCTAAAAGGTTTTTTATGTTTTCATATGGTTGTGTTTGAGATGAAAGATTTTTATTGTATTCTTTTACAAATTCTTTGTAGAGCTTGTCTTGTAAATTGGGATTATTATATTCAAGAGATAATAGCTTTAGAGTGTCTATTACAAATTTGTCAAATCCTCTGCCAACAAGAGCATTGAATTTGTTTAGTTCAATTTTATTGAATCCCAAGTTTGAAAGAGCAGAATTCATTGAGAATGCAATATCCATGATGCTATTTACCAGGGTTCCATCCATATCAAAAATGCAGGCTTTGATTTTCATAGTACTCTCTTTTATAATAGTTTATTCATTATTTTATTTTAGCATTAATTTGCTCTCTTTATTAAGGTTTTTATCTTTTAAGCATTTTTTATTTACTAATAATTAATTTTTATGAATAGTTTATTTTGTTTATTAAAATGCAAAAATGCTATTGAAAATATAAACTTTAAGTTTTATTATATTTTATTAGAATATATTATGGTAAGGT harbors:
- a CDS encoding chemotaxis protein CheA, producing the protein MEILDLENEELLGVFFEEAQNLVDILEENIMSLEDDPNNSDTIDEIFRAAHTLKGSSASLDIMELSDFTHIVEDVFDAIRDGKININNDLIDLLLNSLDVIKEMLALRLDGKVYLNDISDLKSKLKQFLVIDDQVFMNRIDENLNKNNFCLSKLDLEEIRESLGIGQKVLRISVIFNANANANSSSEVENGGIKIFNILKNLGSVLHTIPKYEQIIEDKFLTRVDYYLIYSDIEVVKKSLDPSSLIASYLVDEFNVEEELKNLVGKGLKDIDLNSNSVLNNSFDFTDNEISDLLLEIENQKLFKVRLYFVKDNPMATISGFQMLQALKSLGNIFKSIPDSSELLADKFFDFVVYYLISDVSADIIAKKINLPDVVSHFEIENVNLESLKSVSLKENDEMTLRANKSIKKNNPINVNLIRIDSKKIDYILNLVSEAVISKSSYNQINSEMITLFYNFNYFYDYQESFQRNFLIDLKIIFKDAGLTLEDEIESHINSLMSFKMEKSLNDISELRNSFFRLLQNFKMTSGRLSRIITDLHESVLKTRMLPISNIFSRFTRVVRDLSKKLNKIVNLEMEGEETELDKSVIDDLVDPLMHCVRNSMDHGLETVEERIKKGKSKAGTIILRAKNEGNVISIEIEDDGAGIDPKIIKRKLIEKGTIKEDAVYSDFELINLIFAPGFSTAGQVTDLSGRGVGLDVVKKSIEKLNGTILVESEIGLGTIFKIKLPLTLVIIQGLLVKSGPETYVIPLNNVLETHRITEHDIKLLENYHEVYNLRDEIISVLRLDKLFNITRDDSLIEKFLIVVNINNIKTAIVVDSILGEEDFVVKPIKDKFSSTAGVVGATTLGNGKVVLIIDVFKLFDLKKDTKE
- a CDS encoding CheR family methyltransferase, translated to MQIKEIYFGPKILDDKNCNSKLTNFDFKVVSFELGSDHYLVDIMQVKEIRKSSNFTYVPNAKKYVAGLDNLRGEIIPIIDLRIMFNLEFNKKDLEDIMVLKNEDLLIGVIVDKINNVFSIDSSLIQDPHPVLSQDSLINYIKGVVDYNEKLYILLDVSKIFNYGEEEKVLKPAQNFVEKIDFVSDCDDLDILENSKDDFSNSVFLKNSNNSKNSALNNIATFNLENIKKNLLKYSFNASLVNDVFLEKVGVNFNMVDTDYLPYDSFLNEFYSKSSGNLWGADCLEEFQNEIVKNRLNFMDNLNSIFNVLEIGCGNGRETMALVNALSEYYVKPFKLTAIDNDLSKVVETSRLIFSESEIGISEIYRRNSFEQSPGVYKFKSEILNNVLFEYSDALFSDLPDNLGMVFLKDVLCFLDSKDQILILDIIASKTIKGALLVLGDNEELKNNDVFIKEKSAEYFNLYRKV
- a CDS encoding chemotaxis protein CheX, which produces MRIDYIEPFLDAASSVLRDMLLVENIEMGKPGLKSINQKIKGVSVIVGLAGSVEGSIIIDMDIETALFVASKLNFEEYNDFDDEETKEMVAATLTEVGNIIAGNFVTTLHAKGFVFDITPPAFIYGENMKISNKGSEALIVPFSLPDGKIIEVNIAIRERV
- a CDS encoding response regulator yields the protein MIQKTTIAADSSSKPRGINYDTGIPFNVLIVDDSVFTVKQLTQIFTSEGFNIIDTAADGEEALIKYKNHYPNVDIVTLDITMPKMDGITCLSNIMEFDKNARVIMISALGKEQLVKDCLMKGAKTFIVKPLDRAKVLQRVMSVFVK
- a CDS encoding HAD family hydrolase; the protein is MKIKACIFDMDGTLVNSIMDIAFSMNSALSNLGFNKIELNKFNALVGRGFDKFVIDTLKLLSLEYNNPNLQDKLYKEFVKEYNKNLSSQTQPYENIKNLLENMNKLKIPIGILSNKNHKELINLVNNIFENILFFEIRGYSKKFPPKPDPENALDMILELNVQKEEIAYIGDSDVDMLTALNAGFIPIGVSWGFRSVQELKQNGAKHIIHKPLELLDLIK